One genomic window of Ottowia oryzae includes the following:
- a CDS encoding FimV/HubP family polar landmark protein: protein MQNKTALIQMGSSLPHGSTAPFWKKGLLASAAGLALLGASLDAQALALGAVTVRSSLGEPLRAEIEVPQISSEEASSLQASMGSPQAFRAAGVEYSASLSGARVTLHRRPNGQAYLRVVGDKPINEPFLGMVIEANWANGRVVRDYTMLVDPPGRAAPPPVTVTESRTAPSAPPAPAPVVTAPAPVAQQTTPARPESAPVERAERPARPSRRANPTPAPAASEASGGGGQVTVQRGDTAYGIASAAGAQGVSLDQMLIAMLRANPNAFVGGNVNRMRAGAVLNMPTAEQASAVSRRDARRAVVAQTKDFSGFRRGLASRVQSTPTVAVGRSASGGVQAQVQDSRAPAPTQDRLTLSKGATPSGAESKVAQSRQAKEQSERVAELNKNIEDLAKLQAASGPATGKPTGSATPGISVPVAAPAPSASPVASAASAAAATASAAAVAATDAASAALSTASAAVSAASDALPAASAASDAASEAAAAAQEAAARASAASAAAARKRPAPAPAPVEEPSFLDTLAENPLIPAGVLAALGLIGFGVYRSRKAKKNAAPLDSAFIESRLQPDSFFGASGGQRVNTKDAGPVSGGASSMAYSPSQLDAAGDVDPVAEADVYLAYGRDMQAEEILKEALRTQPGRVAIHKNLAAIYAKRRDARALEAIATEAYHLTNGEGADWVSITNLGAELDPDNPLYKPGGAPVARTAPVPVRPSFGADTEPQTAQLIDKKGAASSGIPLDLNLDLDDAPVRAPAAAPARTPSAPAAAAPVRPAPVAAPAAEVPTAAVPVDLDLDMDFSPPSELRPDSAAPSAPVRTAAAPIAPAGGRNSGMIDFDMDALSVDPDSRSGGELRTEQPDDADEDPVGTKLSLAQEFHAIGDTEGARALVKEVIAESSGSMRARAERFLAELS, encoded by the coding sequence ATGCAGAATAAGACCGCCTTGATCCAGATGGGATCGTCGTTGCCCCACGGAAGCACCGCTCCGTTCTGGAAAAAAGGCCTTCTGGCCAGTGCCGCCGGCCTCGCGTTGCTGGGCGCCAGCCTGGACGCCCAGGCCTTGGCGCTGGGCGCTGTCACCGTCCGGTCTTCGCTGGGCGAGCCGCTGCGCGCCGAAATCGAAGTGCCCCAGATTTCCTCGGAAGAGGCTTCTTCGCTGCAGGCCAGCATGGGCAGCCCGCAGGCTTTTCGCGCTGCCGGCGTTGAGTACAGCGCATCCTTGAGTGGTGCCCGCGTCACCCTGCACCGCCGCCCGAATGGTCAGGCTTACCTGCGCGTCGTGGGTGACAAGCCCATCAATGAGCCCTTCTTGGGCATGGTGATTGAAGCGAACTGGGCCAATGGCCGTGTGGTTCGCGACTACACCATGCTGGTCGATCCCCCTGGCCGCGCCGCACCGCCCCCGGTCACCGTGACCGAATCGCGCACCGCCCCTTCGGCGCCGCCTGCACCTGCCCCCGTCGTCACCGCGCCAGCCCCCGTGGCGCAGCAAACCACTCCGGCGCGCCCTGAATCCGCACCGGTAGAGCGTGCCGAGCGGCCCGCGCGTCCTTCGCGTCGCGCCAACCCTACCCCCGCACCCGCCGCGTCTGAGGCGTCCGGCGGCGGTGGGCAAGTGACGGTGCAGCGCGGCGATACGGCTTACGGCATCGCCAGTGCCGCAGGCGCGCAAGGCGTCTCGCTCGACCAGATGCTGATCGCCATGCTGCGCGCCAACCCCAACGCTTTCGTCGGTGGCAACGTGAATCGCATGCGCGCCGGCGCAGTGCTGAACATGCCTACGGCCGAGCAAGCCTCCGCAGTGTCCCGCCGCGATGCCCGCCGCGCTGTCGTCGCGCAGACGAAAGACTTCAGCGGCTTCCGACGTGGCCTGGCGTCTCGCGTTCAATCCACCCCTACGGTGGCTGTTGGCCGCAGCGCTTCGGGTGGCGTGCAAGCTCAGGTTCAGGACAGCCGCGCACCGGCGCCCACCCAAGATCGCCTCACCCTTTCCAAAGGGGCAACACCAAGCGGCGCGGAATCCAAAGTTGCGCAATCGCGCCAAGCCAAAGAGCAGTCGGAACGTGTCGCCGAACTGAACAAGAACATCGAAGACTTGGCCAAGCTGCAGGCGGCTTCTGGCCCCGCAACTGGCAAGCCAACCGGGTCTGCCACCCCCGGCATTTCCGTGCCCGTCGCCGCCCCGGCACCCAGCGCTTCGCCAGTGGCATCGGCAGCTTCCGCCGCTGCAGCAACGGCCTCGGCTGCTGCTGTCGCCGCCACGGACGCAGCCAGCGCGGCTTTGTCGACCGCCAGTGCCGCAGTGTCGGCAGCTTCCGACGCACTGCCCGCTGCCAGCGCTGCATCCGATGCAGCTTCTGAAGCCGCTGCGGCCGCCCAGGAAGCAGCAGCTCGCGCGTCTGCCGCCTCTGCTGCAGCGGCACGCAAGCGGCCAGCACCCGCACCTGCTCCCGTCGAAGAGCCGTCCTTCCTGGACACTCTGGCCGAGAACCCTCTGATTCCCGCCGGCGTGCTTGCTGCGCTTGGCCTGATCGGCTTCGGCGTTTACCGCTCGCGCAAAGCCAAGAAGAACGCGGCGCCGCTGGACAGCGCTTTCATCGAAAGCCGCCTGCAGCCCGATTCCTTCTTCGGCGCCAGCGGCGGCCAAAGAGTGAACACAAAGGACGCTGGCCCTGTCAGTGGTGGCGCTTCCTCCATGGCTTACTCGCCCAGCCAGTTGGACGCCGCTGGCGACGTCGACCCTGTCGCCGAAGCCGACGTTTACCTGGCCTATGGCCGCGACATGCAAGCCGAGGAAATCCTCAAGGAAGCCCTGCGCACCCAGCCGGGCCGCGTCGCCATCCATAAGAATCTGGCCGCCATCTACGCCAAGCGCCGCGATGCCCGCGCCCTGGAGGCCATCGCTACCGAGGCCTACCATCTGACCAACGGTGAAGGCGCTGACTGGGTTTCGATCACCAATCTGGGGGCCGAGCTCGATCCGGACAATCCGCTCTACAAACCAGGTGGCGCACCTGTGGCGCGAACGGCGCCGGTACCGGTTCGCCCCTCGTTCGGCGCTGATACCGAGCCCCAAACCGCACAGCTGATCGACAAGAAAGGCGCCGCCAGCTCCGGCATTCCGCTGGATCTGAACCTGGACCTGGATGACGCCCCGGTGCGCGCGCCGGCGGCAGCGCCTGCCCGCACCCCCAGCGCTCCTGCCGCAGCCGCACCCGTGCGTCCGGCGCCGGTCGCCGCCCCCGCAGCGGAAGTGCCGACCGCCGCCGTCCCGGTCGATCTCGATTTGGACATGGACTTCTCGCCACCTTCCGAGCTGCGCCCCGACTCAGCCGCGCCCAGCGCGCCTGTTCGCACCGCTGCTGCACCGATCGCACCTGCTGGTGGCCGGAACTCGGGCATGATCGATTTCGATATGGATGCCCTGTCGGTCGATCCGGATTCTCGCTCTGGCGGCGAACTGCGTACCGAGCAGCCTGACGATGCCGATGAAGACCCCGTAGGCACCAAGCTCTCGCTGGCGCAAGAATTCCACGCCATTGGCGACACCGAAGGCGCCCGCGCACTGGTGAAGGAAGTGATTGCCGAGTCTTCTGGCTCGATGCGCGCCCGCGCAGAGCGCTTCCTGGCCGAACTCAGCTGA
- the truA gene encoding tRNA pseudouridine(38-40) synthase TruA: MRIALGISYLGTAYQGWQSQPSGQTVQDRLERALAQFAAEPIHTLCAGRTDAGVHGLMQVVHFDSQIDREPFSWVRGTNRFLPADIAVEWAQPVADTFHARASALGRRYAYLLRESPVRPSLDAGRVGWSFRPLDGEAMLAAAAHLLGEHDFTSFRASACQALSPVKHLTHVGIQRRGAYWRFDFAANAFLHHMIRNLMGCLIQVGQGLKPADWMADVLAARDRDAAAPTFSPDGLYFLGPVYDAHWALPERTAAYDWLP, encoded by the coding sequence GTGCGCATCGCTCTTGGCATCAGTTACCTCGGCACGGCCTACCAAGGCTGGCAAAGCCAGCCATCGGGCCAGACGGTTCAAGACCGGCTGGAGCGCGCCCTGGCTCAATTTGCGGCCGAACCCATCCACACGCTTTGCGCGGGCCGAACGGACGCGGGCGTGCACGGCTTGATGCAGGTTGTGCACTTCGACTCGCAGATCGATCGCGAGCCGTTCTCCTGGGTACGCGGCACCAACCGGTTCTTGCCAGCCGACATCGCGGTAGAGTGGGCGCAACCCGTTGCCGACACCTTCCACGCCCGCGCCAGTGCGCTGGGGCGCCGCTACGCGTATTTGCTTCGTGAATCACCCGTGCGCCCCTCCCTCGATGCTGGCCGCGTAGGCTGGTCGTTCCGGCCGCTGGACGGCGAAGCGATGCTGGCCGCCGCAGCCCATTTGTTGGGTGAGCACGATTTCACCTCGTTTCGCGCCTCGGCTTGCCAGGCGCTGTCGCCCGTCAAACACCTCACGCACGTGGGCATTCAGCGGCGCGGCGCGTATTGGCGGTTTGATTTCGCGGCCAACGCTTTCTTGCACCACATGATCCGCAACCTGATGGGCTGCTTGATTCAGGTCGGCCAGGGCCTCAAGCCGGCCGACTGGATGGCCGACGTGCTGGCCGCGCGCGATCGCGATGCCGCCGCGCCTACGTTTTCGCCCGACGGCCTGTATTTTCTCGGTCCGGTTTACGACGCGCACTGGGCGTTGCCAGAGCGCACCGCCGCCTATGATTGGCTGCCATGA
- a CDS encoding phosphoribosylanthranilate isomerase has translation MTADTSPTGSRPAPRTRIKICGLTCEADVAAVVAAGADAIGFNLYPKSPRYVEPARAAQLARLLPPMVTPVLLFVNEDAINIEAACAMVAGATIQFHGDESPAECAALAARLQRPFWRAARLPTDGAAPFDLLEFAHDFAQAQALLLDAHVQGYGGGGRTFDWSQLPANIPAHLVLAGGLTPANVSAGIAALRGRGLSLAVDVSSGVEADGPDGQPLKGIKDADKIDRFVAAVRAADAAYPYLP, from the coding sequence ATGACCGCTGATACTTCGCCCACGGGCAGTCGCCCCGCCCCACGCACACGCATCAAGATTTGCGGCCTGACGTGTGAAGCCGACGTGGCCGCGGTGGTGGCCGCCGGCGCTGACGCCATTGGATTCAACCTCTATCCCAAGAGTCCGCGCTACGTCGAACCGGCCAGGGCCGCACAACTGGCGCGCCTGTTGCCTCCCATGGTCACGCCGGTGCTGCTGTTCGTGAACGAGGATGCTATCAATATAGAAGCTGCTTGCGCAATGGTGGCGGGCGCTACCATTCAATTTCATGGTGATGAATCGCCAGCGGAATGCGCCGCGCTGGCCGCCCGACTGCAGCGCCCGTTCTGGCGCGCGGCGCGCCTACCGACGGACGGCGCCGCGCCGTTCGACTTGCTAGAATTTGCGCACGACTTCGCGCAGGCACAGGCCCTGCTTCTGGACGCGCACGTCCAGGGCTACGGCGGAGGCGGAAGGACATTCGATTGGTCACAGCTGCCAGCAAACATACCCGCTCACCTCGTTTTGGCTGGTGGGTTAACACCTGCAAATGTGAGCGCAGGCATTGCCGCGCTGCGCGGGCGGGGTCTCTCGCTCGCGGTTGACGTTTCATCCGGCGTCGAAGCCGATGGCCCTGACGGCCAGCCGCTCAAGGGCATCAAAGACGCCGACAAAATTGACCGCTTCGTCGCTGCCGTGCGTGCAGCGGACGCAGCCTATCCCTATCTTCCATGA